The Pecten maximus unplaced genomic scaffold, xPecMax1.1, whole genome shotgun sequence DNA window TGCTAGTTTACAAACCAAACAGTTTTAACCATGATGGACGTGTCTGACACCTTGGCGTTTTCTCCAACAATCCACAACGAAGAAACTAGTCTTCCTTCAGTGGTAACCATTAGGTAATTCCAAAATGGCACCGCAGGAAAGATCCTCTCGTTTGATGCCGATTTCTTTACGTGCCCGACATGTCTAATGAATTGTGCGGCCACCTCCTCTTGATAAAACTCTACGCTGTCCGGAGAAAAGGCGTTAATTGTACCGTTCGGAAATGTTACCAATAATCGTAACATGCCGCCTGATTTCAGTGATCTGCTCAACTCGTTCTTAGACCCCTTTGTAACATGGCCCGTGTTTGATACCGCTAAGAGTTTTCTCCATGCCCGCGTATCAGCAAACCAGTTGACGTTGAACTTAAATGTCTCGCTACTTTCCGTCCTATTTGACTCAATGTACATTTTCATAACATTTGCAAATCCTGATGAAGAAATCATCTGCCAAAACGTGTAGGGATCGAATTGAAATCGACTCTGATTTGAAACGGATAGCTGGCTGAGAAGCTGTGCGGTCACGTGTCCATTTGACTCCATAAAGAGGCTATCCGGTTCCCCCGATATATTGGTCACGTGTCCATTTGACTCCATAAAGAGGCTATCCGGTTCCCCCGATATATTGCCATTTACAATCATTCGGATTCTTCTTCCGGAAAGAACGCTAGCACGCAGCCTTCTGACTGTACCCTGAAGAACATCACCGCTGTTGGCATGCGAGTATACAAGAGACCAACAAGCGTCTGAATAAAAATCTGCGAATTTCTGCTTTCTGGGGTTGATCCTAACCAGAAAATGCGTTCCTACGGACCAGATATGGTTTTCCCGTGTGCCATCAGAACCGTAGTTATAGTAGATCCAATTCTCATACAATTTGCGAACTTCGATACCGTCAGATTGATGATATATCACAGTTTTCAATCGGCGATCGGAGTGAGCAACGGCCAAGCTAGGATTGAAAGTCATCTGGTCTACCGGCAAAACTAGTCCCGCAGTCCCGAGACGAATTTCAGAGCCATGGTGGATAGCTGATAACAGTTTTGATAAAGAACTACAGAACTGTTGAGCTTGGTCGTTGCTGGAAAATATTGGATATTTTCCCGTGGGTTTACAAAAATgtctgaaacaaacaaaaacaagattttTAAACGTGTTTTGTTTAAcagtttttattaaatattcaaacCTGCACAATCATGTTTTGGGTAAGTATTCGTATTTGGTAACTTCCTGTTAATAACTTCAATATGATTGATTATAATCACACTACATTATCAAATAATGTAACCATTGTGTAGctctttttcctttttctgtTGGATCATTCGAAAACTAGAAAAGGGGCTAGAACTCTTTTCCTttaggaggcgactaatgtgagGCGTTGAGAGTAATCGCATTTTTCTCGTCGTTGTGCAATGATCAGACAAATCAAAATTGACTATTTCCCCGCTCTCTTTGCTTTTTATCTGCATTTCTAAATCAGTCATCCCGACTTTGAATGATTTAAAAAAGTTTAACGACAATCAAACTCATActtaaaaacaatattgttatatataccagtgcTTAAACGacaaaaatccaagatgtatgTTTGTGGTTTACTCAAGGAAAATAACTCTTAAAAGGCCCTAGACCTATTTAGAACATTCTGGAagatataatgttttgtttacaagttTTTAGTGTTTATTGACAAATGGTTGTTTACAAGAAGCGTCTAGAGAATTCCAGAAAAGATAAAGTTGGAGAATGTATTTGTAAGATTTGGTAATATAGTATAAATACTACGAGAGACAAATTGTTTTTCATAACTGGATTACAATTGTCAAGGAGAGTTACATGTTGTACATGAATGATATTAGATTGTTAATTGCCTGGAGCCGTGAACTGTGGGattaataaacatttttaattcTGAGAAACGGATAGGAAGGATTACGTAAGAACAGCTGTTATAAGATAAGTAATTGACATTGTTGATTTGATACACCACCTTATACACCATTTAATTGTAATTGTGAATTATCTCTGTAACTTGCTTAGTTTTGTATTTAGCATTAGTTTATGTTGTGAATTTAGCTGCTTGTTTTTATCGTTCTGTTATTATCACGTAACGATACAATAAAATTAGGTAAAGCTAAAATGAAGAACATTGAGctgaaaggaaatataattcctaccttgtaaaccatgccatGCCAACAAAGCCAATGTCATCTGAATCGTAAGAATGGAAATTATCTCCAATACGATACTCTTTCTTCTGGTAAAATCCCGTTGAACAGAATAGATAAAACATACGTATTGCTGTCTCTGAGAATGTGTCCCAAGCTGTCTTGACGACGTGGAACAAAGACTGTGAACAAAAGGTCGCGTTTTCTTCCATGTTGTCCATATTTGTCGAATCAATGTTGAAGGTCCGATTCCAGGATGGAACATATATCCGTACATCGGGAGCGGATCGAAAGGCAGCTTTCAGGTCATCAAGTTTTCCAGAAATCACAATCCCATCCTTGTCTGTCTCGTAAATTTTGGTCCATTGGTTATCGTTTTCGCCTGAAAGTCATGGAACATTTTCTTTAACATGTGATGTGAAATTaagagatttttttattttgtcatttatgTGATCCAAGAGACTGACATTTAACTTGACACAGTTTTTGATAGCATGTCATGGATTAAAATTAGCTCTAACCAAAACCTACATGAAGTGTTCAGTAACATGAAGTGCAACACATGAATGTGAAGTTTTGGTTGCTATGAAGAACACCCGTATATATCAAGGtgaactatatttatatatatatatagcttagaaacacaaatgacgaaggaagacaactttttgactcgtgccctgaccgggcctcgaactcacgatctacggcacccaatcgcctagccagaaatatccgcagcctataccgctgcgccacatcggcgttcttaaaaagaacgtttcaatggcgcagtgatggtcggcccgataccctgacatgatcattgtggaagtcgtctataaggtgatatagaatacctggatcgcaatgtatttacatacatggatacgaattgtacatatattatatatatttctctcggtacaactacgacaggaaattcaaatctctatcttcggatcaccaaccATACAATTAGTTGTTGCTTCACTTGAACCAAGTCCCTAATGAAATGTCTTTATGAAGTTTGTAGCTACTGTATTGGGTAATTAGCATATGGAATATATTCTTTCTATATACGTGAATAAAGAGTGATGTTTAAAGacttgaaatacaaaaaatatatacatgtatatagaatgACGTAGAACTAGAGGTAAAAAGGTCGGGAGTTCCCAAAATGGGGGTTTCCCCGTCCATCTTTTGACTACacgtgtgctcttatatgccattaaacctatacaataacatcataaatcatttgtataaaaaaaaacataatttttcaGGTAGCAAAAACTTCAAACATTAATTTGACGTAAATTCTCATCATTTCATCTTGAAAATGAGCATTGAATGGATGGAGTCACTATCAAAAATTGATAGTAAATATTGAGTTGTTTGGGTCCTGAAAACCATTTCAATAATTATCAGAAGAAATCGCCGTTTTGTGAGTATGTTATGGTGGCTTTAATAGACCTACCAGATGTGATACAATGTGGGGTTCCGTCAGCACGGACAGCGCACCTTGACAGCCCCGAACACAGATTTCGGCTACAGGGAGATATCAGATTCTAGTGAAGACAAAAGCATGATAAATTATTGTCATTTAATGACTAATTAATATATCTTCATTGAAAAGTCATGGTATCAAAAAACACAGTAAAGCAAACAAAAATTGTCGttattttttattacttttggtGTTAGGATGTTTTCCGTAGGTTTTGTAATAGTTTAAACCAGCGAACACCAATCTAGAGAAGAAAAATAGcgacaaatatgaaaaaaaacaacaacaaaaacaacaaaaaaacaaataaacaaaaaacaaaacaaaattgaccTTAATTTTGATTGTTTATGGTGTTTGGGTGTTTTCCGTAGGTTTTGTAAGAGTTTAAACCAGTGAACACCAATCTAGAGAACAAAAAATAGCGACAAATATCGAaattatcaacaacaaaaattgacgtcaattttgatattttttggcGTTTGGATGTTTTCCGTAGGTTTTACAATAGTTTAACCTGCGCAAACCACTCAAGAGAACAAAAAATAGCGAACGGTATGAAAATACATGGAGCATTGATATGAGAAAATTTATAATTGATGTTACATTTCCTCGTGATCCTTgtaaataaacatacatgtgtatCTACCTCAGACCACCGGTTCATGAAGGCCATAACAAAACTTGCGTCATATTCCTCAAAAGTGGAGTCGTTCGGTTCGATGGGGAAAAGTCTACACTGTAAAGTCTTTCTCTGGTAGCTTATGACAGTACAGTCTGGTTGAGATAAACATCGGCTGACACAGTCTAGAGGAGAAATTCCAAATATCACATTCACAGGAGTAACGCAACATATCGTCCTCCCGAAAATGAATTGTCTAAAATCCGCCTGTGCTCTACAGGATGCTATGAGTACCCCAGTTAGGAACGCCAATATATGAAGTAGCAGCGTCCTTGTCTCCATTGTAGAGTGTTTATAACATACCTGTCTGAAATGTTATGTTGAGAGTTCGAATCAATGATTGAATGTATTGGGAAATCACCTAAATAATGCACCATTGAACCATCCAGTTTTAAGTAGAATACATTTCCATCGCTTTGTTTGGCAACTGGAAATGGTACAAATACTGAATAAATCACGAAGCTTGAGCCTTGGTGACGTTTTCTAAACACGGCAATTACACTTCAGTATACCAGATAGTTTCAGTGTCCTGTACCCGTTAGGGAATGGTAAGATGGCGGGCCATCAAGATCACAGAAGATAGAAGTGCACTGTTAGCTACAAAATCACTTATCTGTAAGAACAATCTGACTGAGACATGTGCAAAGTCTTACTCAGAAACAGTTAAAATAGTTAAACTTCAAATTACAACAATTATCGAATGCTGTTTAGTTCATAAACAACTGTGAATACATCATTTGCAGTCATTATTTGGGACCACGCATGCATAATCGTGCTTTAAAGCGGATGTCGTCAGGGAGTCTATCTGATAATAAAGATAACCGTTACGCTGTTATGATCACTTGATATGAGCAAAAACTCACGACGAATCACACATCGATGGCGAGCGTTACAGTTCGCTAAACGAAGGATTCACAGTGGTGCATTTGATCAATATTTAAAGTAAAGTTTGACTACTGTATTCATCTGAGTTAGACTTTGTACTTTTCTCAGTCAGGTTTCTCTTATCAATAAGTGAGTTTGTAGTTAAAAGTGTACTACTACATCTTCTGAGATCATAATGACCCGCCAACTAAAAAGATCAACCCCAACGGGTTTACGTTCATTAGGTAGGCTAAAGTGGAGGACATCACTCGTGCTCCGTCCTTACGGAGTTAGCTCCCTTGGCCTGTTTGAGAGACGGGGCAGGTGATCTTTTCTTATTACGTCATGTGCATGGGAcaattatcttttaaattaatttgtagCCTCTGTTTCATAAAGTGCAGATTGGATGTTGAGTTAATCAACCATTTGTTAATTGATGATCTAATTAAAAAGATCGATATTGGATAATCTTATATTCATTTGATCAAAGATGTATATTCACAAAAACACGGTCCATTCCCATGATATTAGACAAGAAATGCAATCATTTTGTATGCTAAAAATTGACAGGTAATCATTATTGGTACGATAATAATGATTTAGCCAAAAACAGTCGTCAATATCTCTTTAAACACgaattgaaaacaaaaaggTAAGATATTGTTTTAGTTTATTTATTCAACTTGAGTTGTATTCCTGAAAACTGGACATGTATTTTTCACGTGACCCTATGTCTTTAAATAAGAACGCAGTTTAGAAACAAAATGACGTCGAAAGCAGTTTATATTTCAAGTATTTAAAGAAACTATATGTATCTTTCTTCTTTTGACTGCATATTGTCTTTAAATCCAATTTGATACTTACGTACAAGATAAACCAAATGTACACATTTGTCTCAAGTACACATTTGTCTTCTGTACACATTTGTCTTCGGTACACATTTATAGAGTAAACATTTGCCTAAGTACGCATTTGTCTAAAATACACATTAGTCTTAACCgcatatttgtgtaaagttcACATTTGTCTAAAATACACATTTGCTTAAAAtacatctttgtttaaaatacacatttgcTTAAAATACATCTTTGTCTCAAATACACATTTGTCTAAAGTACacatttgtttgaaatacacatttgtataaacTGCATACTTGTGTAAAGTTCACATTTGTCTGAAATACACGTTTGtctgaaatacacatttgtctAAAGTACACATTTGTCTAAAGTTCACATTTGTTTAAAGTACACATTTGTTTAAAGTACACAATTTTTTCTGAAGTACACATTTGTGTGAGTTACACATTTGCCTAAAATACATATTTGAGGTCTTCCTTAATCAGGACCCCGGAATAAATGTTGTTTGATAGGTCCTGGCACTGCATATCATCTATGATATAATTTGTACCTGATTTGCTGGTGTGCTGAAAAACACTGAACTGTATAACTAATTTTAACTAGCGCTCgacttatataatgtatatgtaccttATGAGAAACTCTGACCAGTCCGACCCGATGAGGTAAAAAGTGCAGATttctgagagagagagagagagagagagagagagagagagagagagagagagagagagagagaaaagtgCCAATTTCAATAGTTTATCTACAGTGTATTTGTCTTGAAAGTAATATTCTTACTATTCGAGCATTTTGATTTACTGAAATACCTccctatattttatatttgtgtaatattattcacagtTTCAATTTCAAGTTCCAAACGATGTAAATGTATACAATTCAAATACCTCTATTACAGGCATAATATAACGAGATGGTTGTATCTTTCATTTTTTCGTACATTTTGGCAAAACTGCCAACCGGTTTAAAAAATTGCACTTAAAAAGCAAGGTCACAATTATACCTGATAGATTCTAGAAATTGATTGTGTTGTTTTTGCTAAATTTTGTCAGAGTAACGATAATAAGCCTATATAGTTTTTaacaggggccgcggtggccgagtagttgaggtatcccgacactttatcactagcccttcacctctgggtcgagagttcgaatcctacgtggggtagttacctggtactggccgtaggctggtggtttttcaccggcattcctccacctccaaaacctgacacgtccttaaataaccctggctgttaatatgacgttaaataaaatatgtttcttaCTGTATCTAAATAGAAGTATTTAGATGACccttaaacaataccaaactaaAACCAAGCAAACTCCCGACTCTACCAACTGAGCCAAAAAAAGCATGTTGGTATCACCATGTACAGCACACATCGCCTCGTTCAttttacaatgtaacaatacCCATGCAAATTCACGGCAAACAAAGAGacacattttatgtatataatttcctgtcgtagttgtaacGAGAGAaatgtacaattcgtatccatgtatgtaaatacattgcgatccaggtattcatatcatctaattaaatagacgacttccaccatgatcatgtcagggtatcgggccgaccatcactgcgtcattgaaacgttctttttttaacgatgtggcgcagtggtataagctgcggctaggccgtagatcgtgagttcgaggcccggtcaggggacgagtcaaaaagttgtcttccttcgtcatttgtgttactatgttatatatttatattgatgaaacATCACCTCCCTTTAGATAAATCAGTAACATCCGGGCCACAACCAACACCCCGCCCTACAATATAGCTCCCATCCTCCTTTCCCCTGGTGACACGGAGAAAGAaatgtagataatatatataaggtataaatatatttgtaaactaTTGTTATCAAAACACACGTCGAATGAAACAACAGTACATTCAGATACGAATTCTTATCTGAGACATGtagaggtcaaatgtcaaggtgaCTGGGTTAGAA harbors:
- the LOC117320908 gene encoding uncharacterized protein LOC117320908; the encoded protein is ENDNQWTKIYETDKDGIVISGKLDDLKAAFRSAPDVRIYVPSWNRTFNIDSTNMDNMEENATFCSQSLFHVVKTAWDTFSETAIRMFYLFCSTGFYQKKEYRIGDNFHSYDSDDIGFVGMAWFTRHFCKPTGKYPIFSSNDQAQQFCSSLSKLLSAIHHGSEIRLGTAGLVLPVDQMTFNPSLAVAHSDRRLKTVIYHQSDGIEVRKLYENWIYYNYGSDGTRENHIWSVGTHFLVRINPRKQKFADFYSDACWSLVYSHANSGDVLQGTVRRLRASVLSGRRIRMIVNGNISGEPDSLFMESNGHVTNISGEPDSLFMESNGHVTAQLLSQLSVSNQSRFQFDPYTFWQMISSSGFANVMKMYIESNRTESSETFKFNVNWFADTRAWRKLLAVSNTGHVTKGSKNELSRSLKSGGMLRLLVTFPNGTINAFSPDSVEFYQEEVAAQFIRHVGHVKKSASNERIFPAVPFWNYLMVTTEGRLVSSLWIVGENAKVSDTSIMVKTVWFVN